In Nilaparvata lugens isolate BPH chromosome 5, ASM1435652v1, whole genome shotgun sequence, the following proteins share a genomic window:
- the LOC111049415 gene encoding alanyl-tRNA editing protein Aarsd1 has protein sequence MVFACQKDSFLKQFDSTVVSCKERQLKTVIDGKKVSLSGYDVILDDTILFPEGGGQPCDHGKINEIRIENVKREGAIAVHFSESPFKEGECVTMQIDWDRRFDHMQQHSGQHLITAVADREFGFSTTSWWLGKEISHIELDTPTMKNEEVQKLEELVNEYIRNATPVTVNTYGEENPIPKEVRTRGLPEDHVGDVRVVTIEGLENNMCCGTHVTNLSQLQVIKLVRVEKGKKGKVNLEFLVGSRVLKQMAAMYDREQAISNLLKNSPAGHVEQVDKLQKSLKVANKNLQTVLKDLAAYTARELLSQSPRPKYYCLHRKEADPDFMSIFINEVNNQDILLFLTIGDELGAGQLVLHGAPEIVSQLGPQICEVLEGKGAGKGPKYQAKVKSLKLRNKAIELIEKYFE, from the exons atggtaTTTGCTTGTCAAAAGGATAGCTTTTTGAAGCAG TTTGATTCCACGGTTGTTTCTTGCAAAGAGAGACAGTTGAAGACAGTGATTGATGGAAAGAAAGTATCACTGAGTGGTTATGATGTTATTCTGGACGACACAATACTTTTCCCAGAAGGTGGTGGTCAG CCTTGTGACCATggaaaaatcaatgaaattcgCATTGAGAATGTGAAAAGAGAAGGGGCGATAGCAGTTCATTTTTCAGAAAGTCCTTTCAAGGAAGGAGAATGTGTGACAATGCAGATAGACTGGGACAGAAGATTCGACCACATGCAACAACATTCAg gaCAACATCTAATTACTGCCGTTGCTGACAGAGAATTCGGGTTTTCTACGACATCTTGGTGGTTGGGGAAAGAAATATCACATATTGAATTGG aTACGCCTACAATGAAAAATGAGGAAGTGCAAAAACTGGAAGAGCTTGTGAATGAATATATAAGGAATGCTACACCAGTCACCGTTAATACTTACGGAGAAGAAAATCCAATACCCAAAGAG GTGAGAACAAGAGGCCTACCAGAAGACCACGTGGGTGATGTGAGGGTGGTAACAATCGAGGGCCTCGAAAACAATATGTGCTGTGGTACACATGTTACCAATCTGTCTCAACTTCAG GTTATAAAACTGGTTCGAGTCGAGAAGGGAAAGAAAGGGAAGGTGAACTTGGAGTTCTTGGTTGGCAGCAGAGTTCTAAAACAGATGGCAGCCATGTATGACAGAGAGCAGGCGATTTCAAACCTACTGAA GAACTCACCAGCTGGGCATGTTGAACAAGTGGATAAACTGCAAAAGTCTCTCAAAGTTGCAAATAAG aatTTGCAAACTGTTTTGAAAGACTTGGCTGCCTATACCGCGAGAGAACTTTTATCTCAATCGCCGAGGCCTAAATATTATTGCTTACACAG GAAAGAAGCCGACCCCGATTTCATGAGTATATTCATCAATGAAGTCAACAATCAG GACATCCTTCTCTTCCTCACCATTGGAGACGAATTGGGAGCTGGTCAGTTGGTTTTGCATGGAGCTCCAGAAATCGTTTCTCAACTTGGACCTCA AATTTGCGAGGTTTTAGAAGGAAAGGGTGCTGGCAAAGGCCCGAAGTATCAAGCCAAAGTTAAAAGTCTAAAACTGAGAAACAAAGCTATTGAACTGATTGAAAAGTATTTCgaatga